A window of Pedococcus badiiscoriae genomic DNA:
GGGGCACGGGTGGGGTGCTCACCACGAGAACCTCCAGACGTCGAGGACCAGGAATCGAGACGCGCGGATGCCGGGAAACACACAGCAGGAGCGACATGTGTACGACGTCACGGCTGCCCCGATGGTTCCCTGAGCAGCTCTGCCATGGCATCACGACCGCGGCTGCAGCGCGACTTCACGGTGCCCTCGGCGACCTCCAGGACGGCGGCCGCCTCGGCGACGGACAGGCCGTGCATGTCCACCAGGATGAGCGCCATCCGCTGACCCTCGGGCAGCCGGTCGAGAGCCTCGCGGACGTCGAGCCTGGTGTCGACCGACGCCTGCGCGTCGCGCTTGTCGGACAGCTCGTGCTCGGGCAGCTGGCTGGTCGGCCGGTCGCGTCGCAGCCGGTCGAGGCAGGCGTTCACGACAATGCGGTGCAGCCAGGTCGTGACGGCTGCGTCGCCGCGATAGGACTCGGCCCGCCGGAAGGCCGAGATGAAGGCGTCCTGCACGCAGTCCGCGGCCAGCTCACGGTTGCGCGTGGTGCGCAGGGCGACCGCCCACATCCGGTCGCGGTGCCGGCGGAACAGCTCACCGAAGGCGTCCGGGTCGCCGTCGAGGTGGGCGCGGAGCAGCTCGCGGTCGTCGCGTTCCTGCAGCGG
This region includes:
- the sigM gene encoding RNA polymerase sigma factor SigM yields the protein MSTLPLQERDDRELLRAHLDGDPDAFGELFRRHRDRMWAVALRTTRNRELAADCVQDAFISAFRRAESYRGDAAVTTWLHRIVVNACLDRLRRDRPTSQLPEHELSDKRDAQASVDTRLDVREALDRLPEGQRMALILVDMHGLSVAEAAAVLEVAEGTVKSRCSRGRDAMAELLREPSGQP